In Coregonus clupeaformis isolate EN_2021a chromosome 7, ASM2061545v1, whole genome shotgun sequence, one genomic interval encodes:
- the LOC121569095 gene encoding hemoglobin subunit beta-4, which yields MVDWTDAERSAIVGLWGKISVDEIGPQALARLLIVSPWTQRHFSTFGNLSTPAAIMGNPAVAKHGKTVMHGLDRAVQNLDNIKNTYTALSVMHSEKLHVDPDNFRLLADCITVCVAAKLGPAGFSADTQEAFQKFLAVVVSALGRQYH from the exons ATGGTCGACTGGACAGATGCTGAGCGCAGTGCCATCGTAGGCCTGTGGGGAAAGATCAGCGTGGATGAGATCGGACCCCAGGCCCTGGCCAG ACTTCTGATCGTGTCTCCATGGACTCAGAGGCACTTCAGCACCTTCGGTAACCTGTCCACACCCGCTGCCATCATGGGTAACCCCGCGGTGGCCAAGCACGGTAAGACCGTGATGCACGGACTGGACAGAGCTGTGCAGAACCTGGATAACATCAAAAACACCTATACTGCACTGAGTGTGATGCACTCGGAGAAACTGCACGTGGATCCCGACAACTTCAGG CTCCTCGCCGACTGCATCACCGTGTGCGTGGCCGCCAAGCTCGGTCCCGCCGGTTTCAGTGCTGATACTCAGGAAGCCTTCCAGAAGTTCCTGGCTGTCGTTGTGTCCGCTCTCGGCAGACAGTACCACTAG
- the LOC121569098 gene encoding hemoglobin subunit alpha-4 gives MSLSAKDKANVKAIWGKILPKSDEIGEQALSRMLVVYPQTKAYFSHWASVAPGSAPVKKHGITIMNQIDECVNNMDNLFGFLSKLSELHATKLRVDPTNFKILAHNLIVVVAAYFPAEFTPEIHLSADKFLQQLALALAEKYR, from the exons ATGAGTCTCTCAGCCAAGGACAAAGCCAACGTGAAGGCCATCTGGGGCAAGATCCTCCCTAAATCCGATGAGATTGGAGAACAGGCTCTTTCCAG GATGCTCGTCGTCTACCCCCAGACCAAGGCTTACTTCTCCCACTGGGCTTCCGTGGCCCCCGGTTCCGCTCCAGTGAAGAAGCACGGCATCACCATCATGAATCAGATCGATGAATGTGTTAACAACATGGACAATCTCTTTGGTTTCTTGTCCAAGCTCAGTGAACTGCACGCCACCAAGCTGAGGGTGGACCCCACCAACTTCAAG ATCCTGGCTCACAACCTGATTGTGGTCGTTGCCGCCTACTTCCCCGCCGAATTCACCCCCGAGATCCATTTGTCCGCGGACAAGTTCCTGCAGCAACTGGCTCTGGCCCTGGCCGAGAAGTACCGCTAA